A genomic window from Ascaphus truei isolate aAscTru1 chromosome 1, aAscTru1.hap1, whole genome shotgun sequence includes:
- the LOC142496102 gene encoding uncharacterized protein LOC142496102: MRVLQCHQELQHPTWTPPTVIQQNRAPHLTFLIPLFLSKGSAQGAGGGRPEGGERWLRDGPVWVQESEGKETSEVNPLTIVNLSDIVLTPTQVSVLQRGLSFAPTHHCDTFEWIKDVQLFCWKLLLHKHFLKTATEEECVDSDTSDLMFTPVSSQNQVAVTVISNELGPVAHVRPRSTFCPPMQVCSQVEVFSNMVINAITNLSDALSPSNISKSEWGAINELKSLTDIVIKPSDKGGNIVLWPRLSYEAEVFKQLRDAQCYRELPGDPTVRFKGELDTMIHEAMAQGTITKRHHDGLVTKCPVIPTLYLLPKIHKNLSYLPGCPIVSGIGGMCEPISRFLDAFLHLSVETLPSYLRDSMDILSRLDNILIDDQILLVTCRRNIVHMYPP, from the coding sequence ATGAGGGTACTTCAGTGTCATCAGGAGTTACAACATCCGACATGGACTCCTCCGACTGTGATACAACAAAATCGGGCCCCCCATCTGACATTTCTGATTCCTCTTTTTTTATCCAAGGGGTCAGCACAAGGAGCAGGGGGAGGAAGACCagaagggggagaaagatggCTAAGAGACGGGCCAGTTTGGGTACAAGAATCAGAGGGGAAAGAAACATCGGAAGTAAACCCTCTCACAATTGTCAATCTATCTGATATTGTACTAACTCCTACACAAGTTTCAGTGTTACAGCGTGGCCTGTCATTTGCTCCAACACACCACTGTGACACTTTTGAATGGATTAAAGACGTACAACTCTTCTGCTGGAAACTATTACTGCATAAACACTTTTTGAAGACAGCCACTGAAGAAGAATGTGTGGACTCAGATACGTCTGACCTGATGTTTACACCAGTATCCTCACAAAATCAGGTGGCAGTAACAGTTATATCTAATGAACTTGGACCCGTGGCTCACGTGAGACCAAGATCTACTTTTTGCCCTCCCATGCAAGTTTGTTCCCAGGTGGAGGTGTTCTCTAATATGGTAATCAACGCCATTACAAATCTCTCTGATGCATTAAGTCCTAGTAACATCTCTAAGTCAGAATGGGGAGCCATTAATGAGCTTAAATCATTGACAGATATTGTGATCAAACCCTCTGATAAAGGGGGCAATATTGTCTTATGGCCCAGACTGTCTTATGAAGCAGAAGTCTTTAAACAATTACGTGATGCCCAGTGTTATAGGGAACTCCCAGGGGATCCTACTGTGAGGTTTAAGGGTGAGCTTGACACTATGATACATGAGGCTATGGCACAGGGCACTATTACCAAGCGTCATCATGACGGCTTGGTTACCAAATGTCCAGTTATACCAACTTTATATCTTTTGCCGAAGATTCACAAGAACCTCTCCTACCTCCCAGGATGTCCCATCGTCTCAGGTATAGGAGGGATGTGCGAGCCCATAAGCCGTTTCCTTGACGCCTTTCTTCATTTATCTGTTGAAACCTTACCATCGTACCTCAGGGATAGCATGGACATTCTATCACGGCTGGATAATATCCTCATTGACGATCAAATACTTCTTGTCACGTGTCGTAGAAATATTGTACACATGTATCCACCATGA